A genomic stretch from Thunnus maccoyii chromosome 19, fThuMac1.1, whole genome shotgun sequence includes:
- the morn5 gene encoding MORN repeat-containing protein 5 isoform X2, which translates to MELIGSSYRGDTKNGRMEGRGEYTFPTGSKYVGEMKDGMFHGKGVLHFPNGSKYEATWENGTSRQGSFTFADGLQYQETDWDYCNGYDRRFYSERCNGLRPAGESQLTDLHPPRVIPDGCYDCGDGFYDPTTRVITSYLGRFLRNADDSEHEWIVRTCRKAWDEVVGVPPEKVPTSVAARPEETSNFNL; encoded by the exons ATGGAGCTCATTGGAAGCAGTTACAGAGGAGATACGAAAAATGGCAG gatggaggggagaggagagtaCACCTTTCCCACAGGGAGCAAGTATGTGGGAGAAATGAAAGATGGGATGTTCCATGGCAAAGGAGTGCTACACTTTCCAAATGGAAGTAAATATGAGGCCACCTGGGAAAACGGCACATCTAGACAG GGATCATTCACCTTTGCTGATGGTCTGCAGTACCAGGAGACGGACTGGGACTACTGCAACGGTTACGACAGGCGCTTCTACAGCGAGAGGTGCAATGGACTCAGACCTGCAG GAGAATCTCAGCTAACTGATCTGCATCCTCCACGTGTCATTCCTGATGGGTGTTACGATTGTGGAGATGGTTTCTATGACCCCACCACCAGGGTCATTACTTCCTACTTGGGCAGATTCCTCAGGAATGCAG ATGACTCGGAACATGAGTGGATTGTGCGGACCTGTCGAAAAGCGTGGGATGAGGTTGTTGGCGTCCCTCCTGAAAAAGTCCCCACATCTGTTGCAGCTAGACCCGAGGAGACCAGTAACTTCAATCTTTAA
- the morn5 gene encoding MORN repeat-containing protein 5 isoform X1 translates to MELIGSSYRGDTKNGRMEGRGEYTFPTGSKYVGEMKDGMFHGKGVLHFPNGSKYEATWENGTSRQGSFTFADGLQYQETDWDYCNGYDRRFYSERCNGLRPAGESQLTDLHPPRVIPDGCYDCGDGFYDPTTRVITSYLGRFLRNAGTKQARRRRRISRCHKCYLDTKSPPAKLRRWKERVCVSVSMTVQSVTLMRDCSL, encoded by the exons ATGGAGCTCATTGGAAGCAGTTACAGAGGAGATACGAAAAATGGCAG gatggaggggagaggagagtaCACCTTTCCCACAGGGAGCAAGTATGTGGGAGAAATGAAAGATGGGATGTTCCATGGCAAAGGAGTGCTACACTTTCCAAATGGAAGTAAATATGAGGCCACCTGGGAAAACGGCACATCTAGACAG GGATCATTCACCTTTGCTGATGGTCTGCAGTACCAGGAGACGGACTGGGACTACTGCAACGGTTACGACAGGCGCTTCTACAGCGAGAGGTGCAATGGACTCAGACCTGCAG GAGAATCTCAGCTAACTGATCTGCATCCTCCACGTGTCATTCCTGATGGGTGTTACGATTGTGGAGATGGTTTCTATGACCCCACCACCAGGGTCATTACTTCCTACTTGGGCAGATTCCTCAGGAATGCAG GGACAAAACAAGctagaagaaggaggaggatcaGCAGGTGTCATAAATGCTATTTGGATACAAAGTCCCCCCCTGCAAAGCTTagaagatggaaagaaagagtatgtgtgtctgtctccatGACCGTACAGAGTGTGACATTGATGAGAGACTGCAGTTTGTGA
- the ndufa8 gene encoding NADH dehydrogenase [ubiquinone] 1 alpha subcomplex subunit 8: MPTTVEVPTLQELNVDEINVSSAVLKAAAHHYGSQCDKPNKEFMLCRWEEKDPRKCLEEGRKVNECALNFFRQIKGNCAESFTEYWTCLDYSNLAELRHCRKQQQVFDNCVLDKLGWERPELGDLSKVTKVATARPLPENPYHSRPRPEPNMAVEGKLEPAKHGSRLFFWSW; the protein is encoded by the exons aTGCCCACAACGGTGGAAGTTCCGACTTTGCAGGAGCTGAATGTGGACGAG ATCAATGTGTCATCTGCAGTGCTGAAGGCTGCTGCCCACCATTATGGCTCCCAGTGTGACAAACCTAACAAGGAGTTCATGCTCTGCCGCTGGGAGGAGAAGGACCCGAGGAAGTGTCTAGAAGAAGGGAGGAAAGTCAACGAGTGTGCACTCAACTTCTTCAG GCAAATCAAGGGGAACTGTGCCGAGTCCTTCACGGAGTACTGGACCTGTCTGGATTATTCGAACTTGGCAGAACTGCGCCACTGCCGTAAGCAGCAGCAAGTCTTCGACAACTGTGTCCTTGATAAGCTGGGATGGGAGAGACCTGAGCTGGGAGACCTGTCTAAG GTGACCAAAGTGGCGACCGCGCGGCCCCTCCCAGAGAACCCCTACCACTCTCGCCCACGTCCCGAGCCCAACATGGCCGTTGAGGGGAAACTGGAGCCTGCCAAACACGGCAGCAGGTTATTCTTCTGGAGCTGGTGA